In Mycoplasma feriruminatoris, the sequence ACAATCTAAAGCAGGTTTTGCATCAGGAACTACTTTTTGAGAAATTCCTTGAAATGATGGAATAATTTCAGCAATAAACATTCTTACTCCAATTAAAACAATTTCAACTCCAGCTGCAAAAGTTAGAGATTGTAATAACCCTTGAACAAACACATCTTTTCCATTTTCAATAATGTTGTGTTCAACCATTTTTTGATAACCATGCACTCCAAAAGTTGTAAAGTAAACTATTAAGTAAAGTAATAACATAGTAATACCAATAGCAACATTAGTATTTCTTAAAAATGCTAAACCTTTAGGAAACTTAACATCTTCAGTAGAACGTGAAGGTTTTTTACTAATTTTTGCTAACCCAGAACCAATAACAGCAGATAATCAATAACCTAAAGAACCAGTGTGACCTAGTGCTAAGTTGTTATTATTTGTAATTTTAACAACGTGCTTATTTAATAAAGCTGGAGTTAAAACCATATAAATAGAAACTAATAAAGCTCCTGAAATAACAACAGTTGTTAAGTTCTTAGCTTGATCTAAATTAAGTCCAGCAACGTGCATTACACTTGCAAACATTGTTGAAAAGTAAAATAACACATGTCCTGTTAAATAAATATATTTAAATCTACTAATTCTAGCTAAAACTATATTTAAAAACATAGCACAAATCATAATTAATGATCCAGCTAAAACTATTTTTGAAATACTTAAAAATAAACCTGGTAGAACATCGTTATTTGCAATAGCTCCGTTTCTTTGAAATAAAAGGTCAAATGCAAAACCTAGTTTTTGAATAGAGCCAGCAATAATACCAGCCCCACCCCCAATAATTAAAAACCCAATTGCTGTTTTAATTGTTGAAGTTAAACTTTCAGTAAATTTCTTTTTTTGTAATAAAGAACCTATAAAAGCAAACAGTGCTACTAATATAGCTGGAGTTCCAATAAATTCAGTAAAGAAATTTAAAATGTATTTTCCAAACTCCATTTTAATCCTTTCTACTTATCATATTTTTGTAAAACTAATAATAAGTCTTGTGTGTTTTGTACTTTTTCTAATTCATCTAAAAACTCTTTGTTGTTAAATAAAGTTGCAAATTTTTGTAAAAGATCAATGTGTGAATGATCATCTTTTGCAAATAAAGATAAACAATATTTAACGTGATATCTTTTTTCTTCTTTAAAAGCTATTGGATGTTTAAAAACAGTTAAACTAATAGCATTATTTTTATCTTTTCATTTATCTTTTGGTGTTAAGTGAAGTAAGGCTATTTGTGAAGCTATGATATAGTATGGTCCTATTTGATTTGTAAGCTCTATGATTTCTTTTGAAAAATCATTATCTACATAATCATTTTTTACTAATAAATCATTAGCAACATATATAGCTTGTTGTCA encodes:
- a CDS encoding PTS ascorbate-specific subunit IIBC produces the protein MEFGKYILNFFTEFIGTPAILVALFAFIGSLLQKKKFTESLTSTIKTAIGFLIIGGGAGIIAGSIQKLGFAFDLLFQRNGAIANNDVLPGLFLSISKIVLAGSLIMICAMFLNIVLARISRFKYIYLTGHVLFYFSTMFASVMHVAGLNLDQAKNLTTVVISGALLVSIYMVLTPALLNKHVVKITNNNNLALGHTGSLGYWLSAVIGSGLAKISKKPSRSTEDVKFPKGLAFLRNTNVAIGITMLLLYLIVYFTTFGVHGYQKMVEHNIIENGKDVFVQGLLQSLTFAAGVEIVLIGVRMFIAEIIPSFQGISQKVVPDAKPALDCPIVFPYAPNAVLIGFISSFIGGIIAMGITILIVSIKGINVNIWIIIIPSIVPHFFVGATCGVFGNSTGGIKGAIIGSFVNGLIISFVPFLFIGLQLIPNIADSKQHIAWGDGDFLLGLPIGVLLKAIGSKTAIWVLPIISIISWAILPLYSFLTRKKVVKNNDNKTKAEVVENKKAILTSKYDLKKQNKIVAVCGQGLGSSLLIEMNLKNVVEQLDLPIIVTHTNLNSFDPNDESILAVVCGIDLQNSINFERKIVLENLLDQQQAKQKIEEFLS
- a CDS encoding PTS sugar transporter subunit IIA; this translates as MLFKKELVTYIDTKIDSWQQAIYVANDLLVKNDYVDNDFSKEIIELTNQIGPYYIIASQIALLHLTPKDKWKDKNNAISLTVFKHPIAFKEEKRYHVKYCLSLFAKDDHSHIDLLQKFATLFNNKEFLDELEKVQNTQDLLLVLQKYDK